The Anoplopoma fimbria isolate UVic2021 breed Golden Eagle Sablefish unplaced genomic scaffold, Afim_UVic_2022 Un_contig_11463_pilon_pilon, whole genome shotgun sequence genome window below encodes:
- the LOC129115285 gene encoding calcium/calmodulin-dependent protein kinase type II subunit alpha-like — protein ESSESTNTTIEDEDTRVRKQDIIKVTEQLIEAISNGDFESYTKMCDPAVTAFEPEALGNLVEGLDFHRFYFENLWSKNSKPVHTTILNPHIHLVGDEAACIAYIRVTQYIDSNGTPRTAQSEETRVWHRRDGKWQIVHFHRSGSPSTLSK, from the exons gAATCATCTGAGAGTACAAACACCACCATCGAGGATGAAGACAccagag tgagGAAACAGGACATCATTAAAGTGACAGAGCAGCTCATCGAGGCGATCAGCAACGGAGACTTTGAGAGCTACAC TAAAATGTGCGACCCGGCTGTCACGGCGTTCGAGCCTGAGGCGTTGGGGAATCTTGTCGAAGGCCTTGACTTCCaccgcttttattttgaaaact TGTGGTCTAAGAACAGTAAGCCGGTCCACACCACCATCCTGAACCCTCACATCCACCTGGTGGGAGACGAGGCCGCCTGCATCGCCTACATCAGAGTGACTCAGTACATCGACTCCAACGGGACGCCTCGCACCGCCCAATCAGAGGAGACCAGGGTGTGGCACCGCCGCGACGGGAAGTGGCAGATCGTCCATTTCCACCGCTCAGGATCCCCGTCCACACTCAGCAAGTAA